One Campylobacter concisus DNA segment encodes these proteins:
- a CDS encoding histidine kinase gives MMDYKKVGIKHFKRSKFKDAIFYFSLAYEKTREKDLLFLIQICSLGEENAEEAKLLFDYYMAKVRAGEDDEGVEEILKILESRDEESEYFEEQDAISYEDFKRAVYKDGSFKKVFENIMFSTKVMISNKDDFLEFLGNLIKNDFIDMSMNYLESAAVMFGGDERIDQLFKEIQKRQNDENISRK, from the coding sequence ATAAAAAAGTAGGCATAAAGCACTTTAAACGATCTAAATTTAAAGATGCGATCTTTTACTTTTCGCTAGCCTACGAAAAGACACGCGAGAAGGATCTGCTATTTTTGATACAAATTTGCTCTCTTGGCGAGGAAAATGCCGAGGAGGCAAAGCTCTTGTTTGACTACTACATGGCGAAGGTAAGAGCCGGCGAGGACGACGAGGGCGTGGAGGAAATTTTAAAAATTTTAGAGTCCAGAGACGAGGAGAGCGAGTATTTTGAAGAGCAAGACGCGATCAGCTACGAGGACTTTAAAAGGGCTGTTTATAAGGACGGCAGCTTTAAAAAGGTCTTTGAAAACATCATGTTCTCAACCAAGGTGATGATCTCAAACAAAGACGATTTTTTGGAATTTTTAGGAAATTTGATAAAAAATGACTTCATCGATATGAGCATGAACTACCTTGAGAGTGCGGCGGTGATGTTTGGCGGCGACGAGCGTATAGATCAGCTTTTTAAAGAGATACAAAAAAGACAAAACGATGAAAATATCAGTAGAAAATAG